The Verrucomicrobiota bacterium region CCACCGTGTCTGAACGTGTCAGTCCTCACTTTTGACACTTTCATTTCTTTGCCTCGACAGTAAGGCGATTGGATACGTGCGTCCTGCCCATCGCCGGTCAACGACAATTATTCTTCACTGCCAGCGACGATCAATTAATCCCTAGCGGAGCCGAAGGAGCTGGTGGGCGCGCTGGGTTCATTCGCGTTCATCCGTGGTTGCATTGCCGTATTCGCTCATGAAGTTGGCCAGATCCAGCACACTCCCGACCAACGCCAGCACGTCGTTGGAGTGAATGATCTCGTTGGGCATGGGGACGGGATTGATGCCCTTGAGCTGTCTTTCACCGCTCGCCGTGGTTTCCATCCGTTTGATCGCCACCAGATTGATGCGGAAACGTCGCCGCAGATTCAGCTCCCCCAGGCTCTTGCCCACGATTCCCGGCGGAGCGTTGACCTCGACAATGCTGAATCCTTCCGCCAATTCGAAGTAACTGGAGATGTTGGTAATCACCAACCGCTGCACCATCCAGCGGGCCGCTTCTTCCTCCGGATTCAGCACTTCGTTCGCGCCCACGGCCTTGAGGACGCGCCGATGATCCGGCGTCGTCGCGCGCGCGACGATTTTCTTGATGCCAAGCTGCTTGGCATGCACGACCACCAGGACCTGGGCCTCGAAATTCGCTCCAATCGCCGCCAGAAGCACGTCCACGTCTCCGATGCCGTGAGCGGCGAGCGCCTCTTCCTGGCTGGCGTCCAACCGCACCGCCAGCGCGACCTGGTCCTTGATGGCGTTGACGTGTTCCATGTCAATGTCCACGGCGATGACTTCGACGCCGTTTTGGGCCAACCCGACGGCGGCGGCGCGGCCAAATTCACCCAATCCAATGACAGCGCATTTCATGATTTGAGAATTCGATTCGTCGCCAAAGGCAATTTCCGAAAAGGTGACCGACGCCCAGCCGGGCGTCGTTGGCAAACCGGCAGGTTTGCCCCACCTTTTCGGAAATGGCTTTTGGCAATCACTCTATCCCACCACCACTTCTTCTTCGGGCAGATCGTAGGCCAAGCTTCGCCGGGACTGGATCACGGACAACACCAGCGAAATCGGCCCCACTCGCCCAACGAACATCGCGGCGCAGAGCACCAATTTGCTGGCCGGACTCAAGTCGGCGGTAATGCCCGTGGACAGCCCCACCGTGCTGAGGGCGGAGATGACCTCGAACGCTTGATCCCGCAGCTTCATTCCCGGATCGAACAGCGCCAAGAGAAAAATACCCAGGCCCGCCGCGATCACGTAAATCACAAACACGCTCAGCGCCGCGAACAAGGTCTTGGCTGGAATCGCCCGGCCAAACGCTTCCACGCGCTCGCGCCGGACGATCATCGCCCGCAGCGCCAGCAGCAGAATCCCGAAACTCACCGTCTTGATCCCGCCGCCGGTCGAAACCGGATTCGCCCCGACGACCATAAGCATCATCAGAAACACCAGGGTCGCGTCCCGCAATTCCTGGATCGGCACCGTGTTGAAGCCCGCGGTCCGCGGGGTCACCGATTGAAACGCGGCCATGAGCAAGCTGTCGCCGAGCGAGTGCTCCCGCAAAAGGTGATTGAACTCCAGCACCCAGAACACGACCAGTCCGACGGCCAGGAGCACCAGCATCACCGTTAACGACATCTTGGTTTGCACGCTCAGTCGGCCTGGAACTCGGCCCGCATGAAGCCGGCGGAAAAAGCCCAGGCGCCGGAAGAAAGGAGCGCGCGTAAAACGATAAGCGACCAGCTCCGAGAGGGTGAGAAACCCGAGCCCACCCAGGACGATCAGGAGCATGAAGGTGAAGTTCATCCCCACGTGCGATTGGTAAGGCACCAGGCTATCGGCTTGCAGCGCGAATCCGGCGTTGCAGAAGGCTGAGACCGAATGAAACACACTCCATTTGATTCGCGCCAGCGGGTCGGCATCGCCTGGGAAGAATTGATACAGCAAGCCAGCCCCCGCCAATTCGATCAAACCGGTCGCCAGGAGGATACCGAGAATTTGCCGCTTGAGATCCGACAAGGCGGGCGCATTGACCATTTGCTGAAACGCGACCATCTGAGGCACAGGCAAGGTCCGGGCGGAAAACACCGAGAGAAACGCGACAAACGTAATGATGCCCAACCCCCCGACCTGGAACAGAACCAGAATGATCATTTGCCCAAACAAGGAAAATTCGGAGCCGGTGTCGCGCACGGCCAGGCCGGTCACGCACGCGGCGCTGGTGGAGGTGAACAGCGCATCGATGACACTCATCGTCCGGTCCGGTCTGGCGCTTGCATTGGGCAGCAGCAGCAAAAGCGCTCCGATCAGAATGAGGACCGCGAACGAGCCGGCCAGCACCAACTCGGGCCGCACACCCTGGCTGATCAATCTTTGTGTCGCCCGGAGCAACTGAACGAGAACGGCACAGAGGAGAAACACTTTCACCAGGCTGAACGCCAGAGCACCGGTGGAATCCAAGTGAAGGAATCTCAGCAAACCCTGGAGAACCGCCGGCGAGAGCGACCAGACCAACGCGAGAAGCGCCAGAAACAACCCCAGGAGCAAATACTCGAACCGCCGCGCTCCGAGGACGCGCCGCCAGGTTCGCTGGAAGAGAGCGAGCGCCAGATCAGTGGCAAAGCCCAAGGCCAGCAGGAGTTCCAGCCAGTCCAGCACCTGGCTCACGAAAGAGCCGAGCGGAAAACCGTACTGGAAAATCAGGAAAAGCAAACCCAGCCCGCCCATGCGCCGGATCCACGGCGCCGGAAGGCCGTGAGGCGTGGGCGGCAAACTTCCGATCGCCGTCTTGGTTTGTTCAGGGCCGTCTTTCAACGCGGTTCAAGTTGATGAACTGCTGTGATTAAGTCGCTGACCATTTAGCCGTGACCATTCAATGGAACAGTGAATCGCCCTCACCCTCACCCTCTCCCCCAGGAGAGGGAACGCTCATTCCCCGCGCGAAAAAATGTCCCTGATCGGTGACTGAACCACAGGCGCAGCATAGCTTCTCCCTCTCCCTGGGGGAGAGGGCTGGGCGATTGTCGCTTCATACCGAATCGTTACGGCTTCGATCTGTCCGGATTGTGCCGCCGGGCCAAATCATAACACATTTCCGCGCGCGAAGGTTTCTTTTTCGCTCTAAGCCGCAACGATTCAGTTGGAACCGCTCCGGCCAAGTTTTGCGGGTGATTCCTTGCGATCCGTTCAGGACTGATCTGCGACCGTTCCGCCCGGCTGGTAGTCGGACGGTACAGGCAAGTTGCCTGTGCCACCGACAACATGTGGATGCACCGTTGCTCCCAGGGCTTTTGACAAAGTAGCGCAGATTTTCAATCTGCCGTATCGCCGAATTGCATTCGGCAGGGCGTAGAGAGATCCAAGCGCCCCCAACCCGCCGAGACCCTATGCGGATTGCAAATCCGCGATACAGCAGAATTCAATTCTGCGCTACTTTGTCAATGGCCCTGCCGTTGCTCCCTCCCTCCGAGAAAAGTGCTTGCCACCCGCCGGAGCCGTGTTGCTATCGTCCAGCGTCTCGCTGAGTTCCGTTTTGTGAGAATCGTCGTGAGGCGTCAAAGGGTCCGGAAGTCCCGCTTCCGGAGGTACGGAGATGGTCGGGCCGCCATCTAAGCGCGTCGTTTAGATGGCGGCCTTTGTCTTCGAACCGGGCCGGCGCCGCCGCTCACCGATGCAGCGCCTGAAGATTCTGGCTGAATGGTTCGGAATGTTTTGACCATGAACTGGACTGATGAATCTTTTTGGCTTCTGGCCGCGGTCGCGGTGGACCCGCATCCGGCGATGATCGCGCCCTTCGCGCTCCTGCTCTTGTCCATCGCCGTGATGCCGTTCCTGAATGCAAGTTGGTGGCATCATCATTACCCCAAAGTGGCGGTCGGATTCGGCGCCATCACGGTGATTTACTATTTGGTCGTGCTCAAGAACGGCGGTCGAATGCTCCATGTCGCGCACGAGTACGTGAGCTTCCTGGCCCTGATCGGCTCGCTCTTTGTCGTGGCGGGCGGCATCCACATCCGCGTTCAAGGCGAGGCCAAGCCGTGGGTGAACTG contains the following coding sequences:
- a CDS encoding TrkA family potassium uptake protein, with protein sequence MKCAVIGLGEFGRAAAVGLAQNGVEVIAVDIDMEHVNAIKDQVALAVRLDASQEEALAAHGIGDVDVLLAAIGANFEAQVLVVVHAKQLGIKKIVARATTPDHRRVLKAVGANEVLNPEEEAARWMVQRLVITNISSYFELAEGFSIVEVNAPPGIVGKSLGELNLRRRFRINLVAIKRMETTASGERQLKGINPVPMPNEIIHSNDVLALVGSVLDLANFMSEYGNATTDERE